A window of [Clostridium] innocuum genomic DNA:
GATTCCCGTGACCTTCACACGCTTTTCCTTAAAATCGCTGTTCTGCACACGTATCGTATCCTTCAAAGAAAAATCTAAAACCTGCGATGCATTCTGCGTCACATATACATCGCCCATTTCAAGCGTTACCGGATCACCATCCAAATCCTCCAGTGAGAGATACGAAGCCACATCCGCCTGTTCGGGAAAGACCATCAGCTGTACGCGTTCTTCCTTATTTCCACTGCTCTTGATTGTGGCATTATCCACCAGCAGCGCCAGGCACTCGCTCACCTCATCATCCCTTGAAAGCGATTGGTATACATGCGCATCATCCTTCATCACCATGAGATCATAGCGGTAAATATGCTCATACTGTCTCGGAATCAATGCACTGACGGAATCATTGATCGCCATGGCGCACAGCACCAGCGCACTGCAGCCCATAATCCCGAACACCGTCATCAGCATTCGTTTCTTATAGCGAAACAGATTCCTTGCCGTAACCTTATTCAAAAACGTCAGATTCCTCCATAACGGACGAATCCGCTCCAGCAGAACTCTTGCGCCTGTTCGTGGCGCCTTAGGCCGCATCAGTACAGCCGGCATATGCTTCAGCTCTCCATGAACCGCAATCCACACGGCAACCAGTATCCCGCCGGTAAACAATGCGATTCCACCGATTCCATACCATGCGTCAAACTGCAGACGGTAATTCGGAAGCAGGTATAATGTCTGAAAGATACGGAACACAAACTTCGGAAGCAGAAGGAAGCCGCCGATATCCCCGATGATACCTCCCAGCAAACAGGCACTTCCCGCATACAGGAGATATTTCTTCATGATTTCTATATTTCGAAACCCCAGCGCCTTGTAGGTTCCAATCAACAGGCGCTCTTCCTCCACCATTCTGGTAATCGTCGTTAACGCAATCAGAATCGCAACCGTGAAAAATACAATAGGAAAGGCTGTGCCAACCGCCTCGATGGAAGCCGCATCACTCTCAATATTGCTGTAGCTGGAAAGTGAGGAGCGATCCTGAATGTACCACTTCGGATGCTCAATGGAAGAGGTATCCACATATGCGGCGGCCTGTGGATCAATTGCATATACCGCAAGCTTCATCTGCTCCACCAGCTCATCATAGCGCCTGTCCTCCTGCTGCTGCTTCACATCCTGTTCCAGCGTTTCCTTCGTCCGTTTGATCAGCGCCTCATATTCATCCGAATACGACGCCATATCCCGGCTGCCCTTTACCTGTACATAGGCTGCCGTATAGGCAGGGATAGAAATACCGTCTTCCCTGATAAAGCATACGTAGCGGCTTGCCGAAATGGAACGAAACGACGCTGCCCCGTCTTTATTGTTCAAATCCGAAGGGTCCTGCACGATGGCAGATATGGTATAAGTGCTTCTGATCTGCGATGGTTCATGAAACCGGATCGTATCACCGATCGTTTTTCCGCTGTCATCCGCATAGGTTTTGGAAACAGCAATCTCCTTCTCGTTTTCAGGCAGCCTCCCCTTCAGGAGATAAGGTGTATTCAACTGTCCGCCCAGTGTCTGTACATCCGTATTCTGTGAACTGCCCTTTACGGAGGTGTACACCGTTTCCCTATAGACACCTTCTGCACGCCCGATCCCATCCGCCTTTCGCAATGCCGCAAGATCGTCCTCATCCAGCCCCATCGTTGACACAATCTGAATATCGAATACCTGCTGTGCATCGTAAAACTGATCCGCACTGTAGCGAAGATCGTCACAGGCAGCCTTCAATCCGCTCAGCATCATGACACCAAGCGCAGTGATAATCAGGATGGAACAAAAGCGCTTCTTGTTGCGGAATATCGTTCTGCGGATATCTTTACCGGATGCTTTCATTATCATCACCACGCAATTTCGGAAACCGGCAGCGGTGTATTGCGTACCATTTCACTGACTGCCCCGTTTTTAAAGCGTATGATGCGATCCGCCATCTGTGCAATAGCCGCATTGTGTGTGATGATGAGAACGGTCATCCCTGCCTGGCGGCTCAGCTTCTGTAACAGCCCCAAAACCATACGCCCGCTTTGATCATCCAGCGCGCCGGTCGGCTCATCGCAAAGCAGCAGCTTCGGTTTTTTGGCAATGGCTCTGGCAATGGCGACCCGCTGCTGTTCTCCTCCGGAAAGCTGCCCGGGGAAATTACTGCTTCGATGTGACAATCCGACGAGCTTCAGAATTTCTCCTGCATCCATGCTGTCCTTCTTCATCTGATTTGCCAGCTCGATATTCTCAAGGGCGGTCAGATTCGGTATGAGATTATAAAACTGAAACACAAAGCCGATATCATAGCGCCGGTATTCCACCAGCTGTCTGTGATTGCAGGCGGTGATATCTCTGCCATCCACAAGCAGTTTTCCACTGGTAGCGGTATCCATACCGCCCAGAATATTCAATGCCGTCGTCTTGCCGGCACCCGATGGTCCCAGGATGACCGCAAGCTCGCCCTGCTCTACGGAAAAGCTGGCACCGTCCAGGGCTCTGGTTACGACTTCTGCACTGTGATAATGCTTTGCGATGTTGTCAAATGTGATATATGCACTCATAAAGTCCTCCATGATTCCTATGAACAATTATAAAATGGAACGTAAAGCGTATCAATAAACAATATGCGACATGCTGTTGAGTGATTGAAATACAGCGGCCGGCATGGTATCATAAAACAAGGTGAAGTGTAACAGAAAAGCTGTGCAGGCAGCCTTGCATGATTAGAAATGAGAATATGCGATACCTGTATAATTATGGTATTCATTCGCAAATCTTATTCCCGTGATACACGTTCCTCATTCCTGCATGAAAAACTTATCAGCCACATATGCAAACAATTCATGAAAGTACGCCTCTATTGAGCCACTATGCAATCTTTCGGATTAAGACAGCATGGCGTAGGGCGGCTTTGCATATGGAAAATACGTGCATATTGATGGATAACAGAGAGCTTCCATAAGCAGATAATCATGACCGTATTCCATACTGTACACAAAAACCTAGAGGCAATCAAAATTCAGCCGGTACATGTTTGGATGACATGCTGTATCCGTCAAAGCATCCGCTTAAACATGTGAAGGCTGCAACGCACAACGCTTTATGAAATCGAAAGAAAGAAGGGGAACGCCGCTATGAAAAAACAGCCGCAGATTACAGAACAGACAAAGGACAAGCTGCGCTCAGCCTTCTGGACGCTTTATTCCAGTAAGCCGATCGATAAAATCACCATAAAGGAAATCACAGATCTGGCAGGCTATAACCGGGGAACCTTCTATTTATACTATAAGGATGTCTATGATATCCTTGCATCTATAGAGGCTGAGCTGCTGCAGGCATCTGAACAGATTCTTGAAACAGCAAGAGAAAGCGAGCTGTCCGGGTTAAAAAATCATATGAGCATGATTATGGAGCTGGCCAGGAAATATTCCGCCTATGTAAGTGTATTGCTGCGGGACCCTTCCAGCAATCAGTTCAGCAGGAAGCTGCGGGAAATGATATGGCCAATACTGCGTCCGTATGTAATTCAGCATCCCTGTACCGAGCAGGAGGAAAGCATTCTGGAGGAATTTTACCTCTGCGGTCTGCTTGCCGCAATTTCAAGCTGGGTCAAAGAGGAGGAGCCGCTTCCCATTGATCAGTTTATCAGCTTTGTGTTATCAACTATACTGCCATTCAGCTGGAAAGCCTGAACACAGGATTGCAGGCAATCAGGAATGTATGCAGGAAGCATATGCATACGGATGCTGCGCATACAGAACCGTGAAATTGTCTGCGGATTATCCACATGTATATAGGATGATCGAGCCAGCTGTGAATTGCATATATGCATACAGGGCTGCAGGAAAATCATGGAACTGTCTTATGAGGTGTGCGCATGAATTTTGAAATGAGATGAGAGGGTGACGATATGAGGATAGCTATTGTAGAGGATGAGCAGGATTTAGCCTTGGAGCTGCATGCACTCCTGCAGAAGCTGGGCAGCCACAGCATTGCGCTGTTTCCCGGAGGAGAGCAGTTTCTATTCGCATGGGAGGAGCAGCCCTATGATCTGGTGTTTCTGGATATACAAATGGAGGGTATGAACGGTTTAAAGATAGCTCGCAAAGTACGGGAAAAGGACGCACACGCCTATCTTGTGTTTTTGACAAATGACCCCTCCTTCGTATTTGAAGGCTATGAGGTAAATGCCGTCCGCTACTGGCTGAAGCCGGTACAGGAGGAAAAGCTCTGTCAGCTGTTGGATCAGCTGGAAGCACCGAAAGCGTATCTGTTATGGTCCATAGATGGAGAACTGCGCAAGCTGTATGAGGAGGATATTTATTATTTGGAAAGTGATGCACATTATGTGCGCTGTCATCACCGCAAGGGGATCTTCCGCATGAAGGGCAGCTTTCAAAAGGAATGTGCCGGACTTTCCGGCGACTTTCTGAGCTGTCATCGCAGCTACTGTGTGAATCTGAATCACATCCATGCACTGCGCAAAGATGGCTGTATGCTGGATAATCAGGAATGCATCCCGGTAAGCAGAGGAATGAAACAGCGGGTGCAGGAGGAAATTATGAAGCGCTGCAAGCGGGATTTGTTATGCAGATTCTGATACTGCTGCCGCTGCTGGTTCACCTGTGGCTGCTTCGGAAGCAGAGAAACAGACTGCTGTGGGAGGCTGCCGCTTCCCTGATTGTCTTTTCTGCACTCCTGTATACAGGGGATCGCCGGCTGTATGCCGCATTTCTTCTGCTTATTTTTATCCTGGATACAGGCGGGGAGTATATCCTGCATATCATCGTACCCGTTTTTATCCTGCTGACCTGGCCGCTTTCGTATGCCCCCTTTGTCTGGACACTGCTGGAGCTTGTGCTCGTACTCTATGATAAGCTGATGATCCGCAGCTATGAACAACAGCTGCAGGAATATCAGAATAAGGTATTTGACCGGCAGGTGCAGGAGGTGGAGCATATGTATACCACCATGCGTGCATGGCGGCATGACTATCATAATCACCTGCAGAATCTCAAGGCGAAGCTGCGGAAGGCGGAGCTGGAGGAATCGCTGAGCTATCTGAATGAGCTGGAACAGGAGCTGGATGATATCCGGCAGCTGGTGGAAACCGGGAATGCCAATATGGATGCAATCCTCAACTCCAAGCTTTCTCTGGCACTGGCGCAGGGAATTGATATCAACGTGAAGGCAAGCGTTCCCGAAAGCATACCGTTTCAGGATACGGATATGTGTGCTCTGCTGGGAAATCTGGCGGATAACGCGGTGGAGGCCTGTGCAAAGGTAAAGGAGCAGCCGTTTTTACGGCTGTATATCGGTCTGTACAAGGGACAGCTGTATATCTCCTGTACCAACGCCACCAGTGAAGCTGTCCGTAAGCTGGATGCGGACTATGTGACAAAAAAACGCGGCAATCACGGACACGGGTTAAAGCGTATGAACCTGATTGTTGAAAAATATGACGGCTTTATACAGCGGAAAAACGAGCCCGGAGTATTTCTTACGGAGATCATGCTGCCGCTGCAGGAATCCGACAGAACCCGAAAGTGAAATGCTGTGGGGAACACAGAGGTATTCTCTGCTGTATGCATAATTACGAACACAGCGAAATCCGCTTTATGTTGTACTGCCCTATATCCGATTATCGAGGAGGTATACAACCATTCGTGTACGAAAATCTGCAATTCGTGCACGTTTTGTTATTATTGCGAGCTTTTGCTTTATACTGCAGTTGTGAGGTGAGAATATGAAAAAAACGATACCGGGAAATATGCTGTATCTGCTTAAAATTTTATGGAAAATCGACCGTCACACCTTTTGGAGCATGCAGCTTCACATACTGCTTGGCGCGATCGTCCCCTTTATTTCTGTACTGATTCCCAGTGTGATTATAAATCTGCTGCTGAAGGAACGCTCGCTATCAGATTTTGTACTTGTGCTGGGAGGGCTGTTGCTGCTGTATGGAATCCTGCAGGGACTGGTAAGCTATTTAAACGAATACAATGCATTTGCGTTTATTAAAAGCCGGGGGTTGTATTTTGTCCGTAACGTATATATGGGAAGAGCACATCTGGACTATGCTCAGCTGGAAAATGAGGAATACAAGAAAATACTGGAGGATGCGGTAGAGGCGATCGAATCCAATAACAGCGGACAGGAGGGAATGTTCCATGACTTCATCATCTTTGCCACATCACTTCTGGGACTGGTGCTGTATGCACTGGCTAGCTCTGGACTCAGTATATGGTTTGTACTTGGTCTGCTTCTGCTAGTGGTTTTGCAATATGCATTGTTTTCCATTGCCAGACATTATGAATATTCACACCGCTCAGAACTGGATGGCTATCTTATCGAAACACGCTACCTGAATCAGATTGCATATGACACAGCGGCAGGCAAGGATATTCGCCTGTATCAGCTGCAGGAGTGGATCAATGATAAATTTGAACATGTAAACCGCCTGATCGCCCGTATTCGCACCAGGGATTACAGTGCCTATATGCTGGTGGATACGCTGGGAGTGCTGCTGGATTTTGTGCGGGATATCGCCTGCTATGCATTTTTGATCAACCGGCTGATTGCAGGAATGGCGATTGATGAGTTTGTATTCTATCTCGGTATTATTTCCGGCTTTTCCCTCTGGTTTAAAAAGGTGGAGGAAAGCTATGCGAGAATGTCGGTGAACAATGTACTCATCAATCGGATGCGTACGGCATTGCATATGAAAAACAGGATGCATCACGGCAGCGGTGTCAAATTGGATCAGAAAGAGATTACGATTACCTTTGATCACGTGTCCTTCTCCTATCCGAATCAGGATAGAAGCATACTGGAGGATGTTTCCTTTACCCTGCAGGATGGAAAAAAGCTTGCACTGGTCGGCGCAAACGGAGCCGGGAAAAGTACGATCGTAAAGCTGATTCTAGGCTTTTATACACCAAGTGCGGGGAATATTTATATCAGCGGCACGGATATATGTGAGCTGGATCTGGATGATTTGTATACGCATATCACAGGTATTTTTCAGGATGCAGTGATGCTCAGCTATTCCATTGCGGAAAATGTAAGCATGCAGGATATTTCTGACACCGATCTACAGCGGGTGAAGGACTGTCTCAAGCGCTGCGGACTCTGGGAGTTTATATCCGCACTTCCGCAGCAGGAGCTGACGCATATCGGCAAGGATATCGAAGAGGATGGAATTCAGCTGTCCGGAGGTCAGAAGCAAAAGCTGTTTATGGCCAGAGCGCTGTATCGCGACTTCGGGTGTCTGTTGCTGGATGAGCCGACAGCTGCACTGGATGCACTTGCGGAAAAAGAACTGTATGAAAGCTATCATGAGCTGACACAGGGAACCTCCAGTCTGTTTATATCTCATCGGCTGAGCTCCACAAGATTCTGTGATGAAATTCTCGTGCTGGATCAGGGGCATATCGCAGAGCGGGGAAGCCATGATGAGCTGCTGGAAAAGCAGGGGATTTATGCGGCGATGTTTCAGGCACAGTCGCAATATTATGAGAAAGAGGGTGACGGATGTGAATGCATGGCAGGAAATTAAAAAATTCACCGGTATAGTCCGGTTGAGCAATTCGCATATTGTCTGGATCTGGGCCGGCTATGGAATTACGAATGCGCTATCTCCGTTTATCACCCTGTATTACTCCGCAGAAATTCTGAATCAGCTGATTGTAAAAGAATATACGGCTGCATTTCAAACGGCGCTTCTCATGTGCACAGGGGTACTGTTCTGTTCCCTGCTGGCAAAGGCGTTTTATAACCGTCTTAAGGTTATCTGCCGAACAGCGGTACAGCGAATTGATCAGAAGCTGCTGTATAAGGCGATGTGCATGGAATATGAGCGTATGGAAACACAGGAAACCATGGATACGCTAAGAAGAACACGCAATTCCAGCAATGGCTCCGGTAAGATTGACTCCGCAATCGAGAATTTCGCATTATGCAGTTCCTCACTCTGTACGATCCTTCTGGCACTGCTTGCGTTAGGTACTTTGATGC
This region includes:
- a CDS encoding ABC transporter permease — encoded protein: MIMKASGKDIRRTIFRNKKRFCSILIITALGVMMLSGLKAACDDLRYSADQFYDAQQVFDIQIVSTMGLDEDDLAALRKADGIGRAEGVYRETVYTSVKGSSQNTDVQTLGGQLNTPYLLKGRLPENEKEIAVSKTYADDSGKTIGDTIRFHEPSQIRSTYTISAIVQDPSDLNNKDGAASFRSISASRYVCFIREDGISIPAYTAAYVQVKGSRDMASYSDEYEALIKRTKETLEQDVKQQQEDRRYDELVEQMKLAVYAIDPQAAAYVDTSSIEHPKWYIQDRSSLSSYSNIESDAASIEAVGTAFPIVFFTVAILIALTTITRMVEEERLLIGTYKALGFRNIEIMKKYLLYAGSACLLGGIIGDIGGFLLLPKFVFRIFQTLYLLPNYRLQFDAWYGIGGIALFTGGILVAVWIAVHGELKHMPAVLMRPKAPRTGARVLLERIRPLWRNLTFLNKVTARNLFRYKKRMLMTVFGIMGCSALVLCAMAINDSVSALIPRQYEHIYRYDLMVMKDDAHVYQSLSRDDEVSECLALLVDNATIKSSGNKEERVQLMVFPEQADVASYLSLEDLDGDPVTLEMGDVYVTQNASQVLDFSLKDTIRVQNSDFKEKRVKVTGIVQNYLGNTIYMSENTYESLFGSYRENAVLANFRGDISKQQKDSYVQKLEDREGVLSVVSTSSMQDAFETSFSLITSVVYLILAMAAALAFVVLFTLSTTNISERVRELATIKVLGFYDKEVHSYVNKETLLLTFLGILAGLPAGTILAQSLTYVLNMPSIHFAVTIRPISYLYTVILSFGFAVIVNLITNRVLNHIDMVESLKSME
- a CDS encoding ABC transporter ATP-binding protein, with product MSAYITFDNIAKHYHSAEVVTRALDGASFSVEQGELAVILGPSGAGKTTALNILGGMDTATSGKLLVDGRDITACNHRQLVEYRRYDIGFVFQFYNLIPNLTALENIELANQMKKDSMDAGEILKLVGLSHRSSNFPGQLSGGEQQRVAIARAIAKKPKLLLCDEPTGALDDQSGRMVLGLLQKLSRQAGMTVLIITHNAAIAQMADRIIRFKNGAVSEMVRNTPLPVSEIAW
- a CDS encoding TetR/AcrR family transcriptional regulator; amino-acid sequence: MKKQPQITEQTKDKLRSAFWTLYSSKPIDKITIKEITDLAGYNRGTFYLYYKDVYDILASIEAELLQASEQILETARESELSGLKNHMSMIMELARKYSAYVSVLLRDPSSNQFSRKLREMIWPILRPYVIQHPCTEQEESILEEFYLCGLLAAISSWVKEEEPLPIDQFISFVLSTILPFSWKA
- a CDS encoding response regulator transcription factor codes for the protein MRIAIVEDEQDLALELHALLQKLGSHSIALFPGGEQFLFAWEEQPYDLVFLDIQMEGMNGLKIARKVREKDAHAYLVFLTNDPSFVFEGYEVNAVRYWLKPVQEEKLCQLLDQLEAPKAYLLWSIDGELRKLYEEDIYYLESDAHYVRCHHRKGIFRMKGSFQKECAGLSGDFLSCHRSYCVNLNHIHALRKDGCMLDNQECIPVSRGMKQRVQEEIMKRCKRDLLCRF
- a CDS encoding GHKL domain-containing protein, with the translated sequence MQILILLPLLVHLWLLRKQRNRLLWEAAASLIVFSALLYTGDRRLYAAFLLLIFILDTGGEYILHIIVPVFILLTWPLSYAPFVWTLLELVLVLYDKLMIRSYEQQLQEYQNKVFDRQVQEVEHMYTTMRAWRHDYHNHLQNLKAKLRKAELEESLSYLNELEQELDDIRQLVETGNANMDAILNSKLSLALAQGIDINVKASVPESIPFQDTDMCALLGNLADNAVEACAKVKEQPFLRLYIGLYKGQLYISCTNATSEAVRKLDADYVTKKRGNHGHGLKRMNLIVEKYDGFIQRKNEPGVFLTEIMLPLQESDRTRK
- a CDS encoding ABC transporter ATP-binding protein: MKKTIPGNMLYLLKILWKIDRHTFWSMQLHILLGAIVPFISVLIPSVIINLLLKERSLSDFVLVLGGLLLLYGILQGLVSYLNEYNAFAFIKSRGLYFVRNVYMGRAHLDYAQLENEEYKKILEDAVEAIESNNSGQEGMFHDFIIFATSLLGLVLYALASSGLSIWFVLGLLLLVVLQYALFSIARHYEYSHRSELDGYLIETRYLNQIAYDTAAGKDIRLYQLQEWINDKFEHVNRLIARIRTRDYSAYMLVDTLGVLLDFVRDIACYAFLINRLIAGMAIDEFVFYLGIISGFSLWFKKVEESYARMSVNNVLINRMRTALHMKNRMHHGSGVKLDQKEITITFDHVSFSYPNQDRSILEDVSFTLQDGKKLALVGANGAGKSTIVKLILGFYTPSAGNIYISGTDICELDLDDLYTHITGIFQDAVMLSYSIAENVSMQDISDTDLQRVKDCLKRCGLWEFISALPQQELTHIGKDIEEDGIQLSGGQKQKLFMARALYRDFGCLLLDEPTAALDALAEKELYESYHELTQGTSSLFISHRLSSTRFCDEILVLDQGHIAERGSHDELLEKQGIYAAMFQAQSQYYEKEGDGCECMAGN